The following proteins are encoded in a genomic region of Helicobacter macacae MIT 99-5501:
- the nusA gene encoding transcription termination factor NusA, which translates to MEKILDIIELLAHERGLEPAAVSQVVKETIIKTAKKQFGEELNYIIEEDEKERDFRLIHAVIVCADDDERASKDSQNFIRISEAKKSAPDISLNDEIHYEISLENMSRNAVNSLFSDLGYNIQKTIDNQLYTTLKAMQGKIVSGQVIAIDDAQNTHIEIKESASEVRAILPLKNRIKGEKFKINDTVSAILRSVKFQKDGVRLEISRTTPRMLEALLENEVPEIKDGEVLIHKSARIPGERAKVALYTANPRIDPIGATVGTKGVRINAVSRELNGENIDCIEYSEVAEMFIARALSPAQILGVKIEKAQETQSESQNEAQESSDSRQNSKNDKKSPKAKVLIATDQKSKAIGRSGINIRLACMLTGYDIELEEVGKEAPKEATQEELQESTQASELIDSADLTKEELESSLESSAQDTKPKEQAKESQASDSSESSDSQKVGKDALESLFKQ; encoded by the coding sequence ATGGAAAAGATTTTAGACATTATTGAGCTTCTTGCGCACGAGAGGGGACTAGAGCCAGCGGCTGTCTCTCAAGTAGTCAAAGAAACGATTATAAAAACAGCAAAAAAACAATTTGGCGAGGAGCTAAACTATATCATTGAGGAGGACGAAAAAGAGCGCGATTTTAGGCTTATCCACGCTGTGATTGTGTGCGCTGATGATGATGAGAGGGCGAGTAAGGATTCCCAAAACTTTATTAGGATTTCAGAGGCAAAAAAAAGCGCACCAGATATAAGTCTAAATGATGAAATCCACTACGAAATAAGCCTAGAAAATATGAGTAGAAATGCAGTAAATTCACTTTTTTCAGACCTCGGATACAATATCCAAAAAACTATCGACAATCAGCTATACACCACGCTAAAAGCGATGCAGGGCAAAATAGTCAGCGGACAAGTCATCGCCATAGATGATGCCCAAAACACGCACATAGAGATAAAAGAATCCGCTAGCGAAGTTCGTGCCATACTTCCGCTAAAAAATCGCATAAAAGGCGAAAAGTTTAAAATAAATGACACGGTAAGCGCGATTTTGCGTAGTGTGAAGTTTCAAAAAGACGGCGTGAGGCTAGAGATTTCGCGCACCACACCTAGAATGCTAGAAGCCCTCCTAGAAAACGAAGTCCCAGAAATCAAAGACGGCGAAGTGCTAATCCACAAAAGTGCTAGAATCCCGGGCGAAAGGGCAAAAGTAGCACTCTACACTGCCAATCCTAGAATCGACCCCATAGGCGCGACTGTGGGGACAAAGGGCGTGCGGATAAACGCCGTAAGTAGGGAGCTAAATGGCGAAAATATTGATTGTATCGAATACAGCGAAGTAGCTGAAATGTTTATCGCTAGGGCATTATCCCCTGCGCAGATTTTGGGGGTAAAAATAGAAAAAGCCCAAGAAACACAAAGTGAATCACAAAATGAAGCCCAAGAATCTAGCGATTCTAGGCAAAATAGCAAAAATGACAAAAAAAGCCCAAAAGCAAAAGTCCTAATCGCTACCGACCAAAAAAGCAAAGCTATCGGTAGAAGCGGGATAAATATCCGTCTAGCGTGTATGCTTACAGGCTATGATATAGAGCTAGAGGAAGTCGGCAAAGAAGCACCAAAAGAAGCCACACAAGAAGAATTGCAAGAATCTACTCAAGCTAGCGAGCTAATAGATTCTGCAGATTTGACAAAAGAGGAGCTAGAATCTAGCCTAGAGTCTAGCGCACAAGACACAAAACCAAAAGAGCAAGCAAAAGAATCTCAAGCAAGTGATTCTAGTGAATCTAGCGATTCTCAAAAAGTCGGCAAAGACGCCTTAGAATCCCTCTTTAAGCAGTAG
- a CDS encoding HP0268 family nuclease: MELKLASMDLGQTLAKGQAKPQTTSIVIEDLANEVESKEGMQILYFDRSCKDKDLKKAKALIEAKGKTVYMGEVRYGLDSADMIYEFRII; this comes from the coding sequence ATGGAGCTAAAACTCGCATCAATGGACTTAGGACAGACTTTGGCAAAAGGACAGGCGAAACCTCAAACAACTAGCATTGTCATAGAGGATTTGGCAAATGAAGTGGAATCAAAAGAGGGTATGCAGATTTTATACTTTGATAGAAGCTGTAAGGACAAAGACTTAAAAAAAGCAAAAGCACTCATAGAAGCAAAAGGCAAAACCGTCTATATGGGAGAAGTGCGATACGGACTAGATAGCGCGGATATGATTTATGAATTTCGCATTATTTAG